A genomic segment from Candidatus Viadribacter manganicus encodes:
- a CDS encoding response regulator transcription factor translates to MRVLLVEDDAEMAANLKASLSADDHEVEVAGDGELGQSMASGGGYDVIVLDRMLPKKLGVSVVRELRDQGVSTPVLILSALHDEDHRIEGLNAGANDYLGKPFSTRELLARVRALWNGRDREPQTKLAVGDLEMDLLARTVRRGGKKLDLQPREFRLLEYLMRHSGQTVTRKMLLENVWDYHFDPQTNVIDVHISRLRSKIDRDFAQSLLHTVRGSGYRLEA, encoded by the coding sequence ATGAGGGTTCTCCTGGTTGAGGACGACGCTGAGATGGCCGCAAACTTGAAAGCGTCGCTCAGCGCAGACGACCACGAGGTTGAAGTCGCGGGCGACGGTGAACTGGGCCAGTCGATGGCTTCAGGCGGCGGTTATGATGTGATCGTTCTCGATCGCATGTTGCCAAAGAAGTTGGGCGTTTCGGTCGTGCGTGAGCTGCGCGACCAAGGCGTCTCAACACCGGTGCTGATCCTATCGGCGCTGCACGACGAAGATCACCGCATTGAAGGCCTCAACGCCGGCGCGAACGATTACCTCGGTAAGCCGTTTTCGACGCGTGAGTTGCTGGCGCGGGTTCGGGCGCTTTGGAACGGCCGCGATCGCGAGCCGCAAACCAAACTCGCGGTCGGCGATCTTGAAATGGATCTGCTGGCCCGCACCGTACGGCGCGGTGGCAAGAAACTCGACCTGCAGCCGCGGGAATTTCGCCTGCTCGAATATCTCATGCGCCACTCCGGACAGACGGTGACGCGCAAGATGCTGCTCGAGAACGTCTGGGATTATCATTTCGATCCTCAGACGAACGTCATCGACGTGCACATTTCCCGCCTGCGCTCGAAAATCGATCGTGATTTTGCGCAGTCCCTTCTGCACACGGTGCGAGGATCAGGTTATCGACTGGAGGCATGA